One Campylobacter lari DNA segment encodes these proteins:
- a CDS encoding two-partner secretion domain-containing protein, which yields MKKLANHIILSGVTVSMLFSPLMALPSGGKFTHGTSGKIETSGNTMNITGTTASGNHVIQWGGGFNIGAGERVNFKGDGQNYLNIAHGTSKSTIEGLLNAGGNNVFLINPNGVIITKTGTINANRFVASTSSMSDGDMWKFANMKNFNDGLSFSPVFKPNGGNVVNMGGEINAASVVLQGNKVVSNAYADYDKNLGEHSKQISANEITLQGNEVYVDVSSINGNKLGKLNIKGSNGNNFEGSMYLNASGYYYNPNSFKVFDKYTNTNNNFKVYKYVGIGSDVDWWHFAKGWNENKDGVFRNIASEYRLTSDIDFKGNQGKGQEGKDWQNYANYCIDGLGCANMIVGYASAFNKIFDGQGYKLENINILTQNQINYAGIFGLVGSNAIIKNVDVDYKGGGVLINSYSGFSDYRGIGGFIGTVNGDNIKIENISLRNIGKIDSAKDGSFNVGGFAGSISGSKIEFSNIELNKIGEISSIASYNSFGVGGFLGAAFSTNTIFQNIYINNIASINGYNAGGFLGIAGNNHSLNFKNISIFKIGDILGSNAGGFLGSLGGNSDNYPGYTEFYNIKIQNIKNIKGGSAGGGFAGQLLAGIYDTISIEDIGVIEGSVVGGFAGATAYNNAAHEIKVNNVAIKSIDLIQNNPNSFRSAAGGFIGYIGSYGTENIKNTFTNITIDGIKQIEFSGENYHGIGGFIGEIKDNKNAEISFSNINLFFDPRFSIHKSGSESLGLIIGLKNTSSKISFNNLNFYYEEKTFSNARNENYSGVNLKKYQQGQEQEKYNEFKTKDQTTKPNVGTYESNQKVSLELPDVEKIKSEIAILEKNDQKDDLFEETIKKEIIEDITEKYYFVDIKTLEELIKAYDKLNSNSTKEERIDFIKNHLLVSKSEQEAKEVVESLDFLLAYKTNGLENAEKNGILKDEATKSANKRIQDNVKKTLSYEQNLIVDFLKNEENGLKWLVDSTNNLLQDLKDTQAALKEAISQYNAYVDLINANKAERDDAKLESLKKNIENLENHSKSLATKIDNSQNILEKWQAQSSKESNEHFVILGKFDYTQLIKPDLNEPNGNGGKDPDPKPELPEQDLDFEQTTALNLIKHEEDEEKEIGETDGELRSVTCIVSDHFKTMNPCAVGH from the coding sequence ATGAAAAAGTTAGCAAATCATATCATACTCTCAGGTGTAACTGTATCAATGTTATTTTCTCCACTAATGGCTTTACCTAGTGGAGGTAAATTTACTCATGGGACTAGTGGAAAGATAGAAACATCTGGCAATACTATGAATATCACTGGAACGACAGCAAGTGGTAATCATGTTATCCAATGGGGTGGTGGCTTTAATATAGGCGCTGGCGAAAGAGTAAATTTTAAAGGTGATGGGCAAAACTACTTAAACATTGCTCATGGTACTAGTAAATCTACCATAGAAGGTTTATTAAATGCAGGTGGTAATAATGTCTTTTTAATCAATCCTAATGGAGTAATCATTACTAAAACAGGAACTATCAATGCTAATCGCTTTGTGGCTTCGACTTCGTCGATGAGCGATGGGGATATGTGGAAATTTGCTAATATGAAAAATTTCAATGACGGTTTAAGCTTTTCCCCTGTGTTTAAACCAAATGGTGGCAATGTAGTAAATATGGGAGGTGAAATCAATGCTGCTAGCGTTGTTTTACAAGGTAATAAAGTAGTGTCTAATGCATATGCTGACTATGATAAAAATTTAGGAGAACACTCAAAACAAATTTCAGCTAATGAAATAACCTTACAAGGCAATGAGGTTTATGTTGATGTAAGCTCTATTAATGGTAATAAACTTGGCAAATTAAATATCAAGGGAAGCAATGGTAATAATTTTGAAGGTTCTATGTATTTAAATGCTAGTGGATATTATTATAATCCTAACTCGTTTAAAGTGTTTGATAAATATACAAACACAAATAATAACTTTAAAGTATATAAATATGTAGGCATAGGCTCTGATGTTGACTGGTGGCACTTTGCTAAAGGGTGGAATGAAAATAAAGATGGTGTTTTTAGAAATATAGCTAGTGAGTATAGATTAACTAGTGATATTGATTTTAAAGGTAATCAGGGTAAAGGTCAGGAAGGTAAAGATTGGCAAAACTATGCAAATTATTGTATAGATGGACTTGGTTGCGCTAATATGATAGTGGGATATGCCAGTGCTTTTAATAAAATTTTTGATGGACAGGGATATAAGTTAGAAAATATCAATATTTTAACACAAAATCAAATAAACTACGCTGGAATATTCGGCTTGGTAGGAAGTAATGCGATTATAAAAAATGTTGATGTTGATTATAAAGGTGGCGGAGTTTTGATAAATTCTTATTCTGGATTTTCAGATTATCGTGGAATAGGCGGGTTTATTGGGACAGTTAATGGAGATAATATAAAGATAGAAAATATATCATTGAGAAATATAGGTAAGATAGATTCTGCTAAAGATGGTAGTTTTAATGTGGGCGGGTTTGCAGGCAGTATCAGTGGTTCTAAAATAGAATTTAGCAATATAGAACTTAATAAAATTGGTGAGATATCGAGTATAGCTAGTTATAATTCATTTGGTGTAGGTGGATTTTTAGGAGCCGCTTTTTCTACAAATACAATATTTCAAAATATATATATTAATAATATAGCATCAATAAATGGCTATAACGCTGGTGGTTTCTTAGGCATTGCAGGCAACAATCATAGTTTAAATTTTAAAAATATTTCTATTTTTAAAATAGGTGATATTTTAGGATCTAACGCTGGTGGTTTTCTAGGTTCTTTGGGTGGTAATAGTGATAACTATCCGGGATATACAGAATTTTACAATATAAAAATACAAAATATTAAAAATATTAAAGGTGGTTCTGCTGGGGGAGGATTTGCTGGTCAACTCCTAGCTGGAATCTATGATACAATATCTATAGAAGATATTGGAGTTATTGAGGGTAGTGTTGTAGGAGGATTTGCTGGTGCTACGGCATATAATAATGCTGCGCACGAAATTAAAGTAAATAATGTAGCTATAAAATCTATAGATTTAATACAAAACAACCCTAACTCCTTCAGAAGTGCTGCTGGAGGATTTATAGGATATATTGGTAGTTATGGAACAGAAAATATAAAAAACACTTTTACTAATATAACTATAGATGGAATAAAACAAATCGAGTTTAGCGGTGAAAATTATCATGGAATAGGTGGATTTATAGGAGAAATTAAAGATAATAAAAATGCTGAAATTTCATTTTCTAATATTAATTTATTTTTTGATCCAAGATTTTCAATACATAAAAGCGGCAGCGAAAGTTTGGGATTAATAATAGGTTTAAAAAATACTTCTTCTAAGATATCTTTTAATAATTTGAATTTTTATTATGAAGAAAAAACTTTTTCAAACGCAAGAAACGAAAACTATAGTGGTGTAAATTTAAAAAAATATCAACAAGGCCAAGAACAAGAAAAATATAATGAATTTAAGACAAAAGACCAAACTACAAAACCAAATGTAGGAACATATGAGAGTAATCAAAAAGTGTCGCTTGAATTACCAGATGTAGAAAAAATAAAAAGTGAAATTGCTATTTTAGAAAAAAACGATCAAAAAGATGATCTTTTTGAAGAAACTATCAAAAAAGAGATTATAGAAGATATCACAGAGAAATATTATTTTGTTGATATTAAAACGTTAGAAGAATTAATAAAAGCTTATGATAAACTAAATTCTAATAGCACAAAAGAAGAAAGAATTGATTTTATAAAAAATCATTTGCTTGTAAGTAAAAGCGAGCAAGAAGCAAAAGAAGTTGTCGAAAGTTTGGATTTTTTACTAGCTTATAAAACTAATGGTTTAGAAAATGCTGAAAAAAATGGAATTTTAAAAGATGAAGCGACAAAAAGTGCAAACAAGAGAATTCAAGATAATGTCAAAAAAACTTTATCTTACGAGCAAAATCTTATAGTTGATTTTTTAAAAAATGAAGAAAATGGTCTTAAGTGGTTAGTTGATTCTACAAATAACTTGTTACAAGATCTTAAAGACACTCAAGCAGCTTTAAAAGAAGCTATTTCACAATACAATGCTTATGTGGATTTAATCAATGCCAATAAAGCTGAAAGAGATGATGCTAAGCTTGAATCTCTTAAAAAGAATATAGAAAATCTAGAAAATCATAGTAAATCTTTAGCAACTAAGATTGATAATAGTCAAAATATTTTAGAAAAATGGCAAGCTCAATCTAGTAAAGAATCAAACGAGCATTTTGTGATTTTAGGCAAATTTGACTATACACAATTAATCAAGCCTGACCTAAATGAACCAAATGGAAATGGTGGAAAAGATCCTGATCCAAAACCTGAATTACCTGAACAAGATTTAGATTTTGAGCAAACTACTGCATTGAATTTAATAAAACACGAAGAGGATGAAGAAAAAGAAATAGGTGAAACAGATGGCGAACTTAGATCAGTTACTTGTATAGTTAGTGATCATTTTAAAACTATGAACCCTTGCGCAGTAGGACACTAA
- a CDS encoding ShlB/FhaC/HecB family hemolysin secretion/activation protein codes for MKKLLLSTIAISSLVYANNGSITIAKNDIEKVIELSPDRNLPQNKAIKENLKTKDDYIKSQEAKKDFEEKKKALKEKFNQEDEANEETNNQTNNDTTNLNNQTNTNTNNDKTNTSVKDETNNSNSTNNNTNNQTNNSSNTNSTNSNTNTTTKKVITKYKFVITNENTSFKKLGIKEEDLQLLISEFSTRKFSLQDLQDISNIIAYYFQVNGYPAATAYVPQQEFEDSVQINIALGTLGKYIVKNKTTIKDYFIESKLNERIKGKIISTKLIEDSVYKVNEMYGVQTLAGLQAGENVGETDVVIEVVPDTKANVLLYTDNYGIESAGDIRAGISMGFNSILNMGDYYNFYLQSSNENQINYGASYTFFLGNLKITPSVSQGSYSLGGDYKDAGFYGTSRNFGIDFSYPVWINTNSSLYFTSSIYHKILSDTKAGFLTLDKHSNVGSMGLEGLFRGFENNTLSYSAKISVGKVYDDGNSLTPYISKSGGFGWFRKLNASVNNYYSINEYITHTLNINYQKVLGNFELDSSESSSLGGAYGVRAYDNGEGDGDNTIVANFGIRINMPNTNFYFTPFYDVGYAWYEKASGDRLADEHFLDAVGLQILYNKTNEYYIKLDAARALHQYKYDDDHRMKLYLSGGVYF; via the coding sequence ATGAAAAAACTTTTACTTAGTACTATAGCAATTAGCTCTTTAGTCTATGCTAATAATGGAAGTATTACCATAGCTAAAAATGATATAGAAAAGGTTATAGAACTCTCCCCTGATAGAAACCTCCCTCAAAACAAAGCTATCAAAGAAAATCTAAAAACCAAAGATGATTATATAAAAAGCCAAGAAGCTAAAAAAGACTTTGAAGAAAAAAAGAAAGCTTTAAAAGAAAAATTCAATCAAGAAGATGAAGCTAATGAGGAAACTAACAATCAAACTAATAATGACACTACCAATCTAAATAACCAAACTAATACTAATACAAACAATGATAAAACTAATACTAGTGTAAAAGATGAAACTAACAATTCTAACTCAACTAATAACAATACAAACAACCAAACCAATAATAGTTCTAACACTAACTCTACTAATTCTAACACTAACACCACCACTAAAAAAGTAATAACCAAATACAAATTTGTTATCACTAATGAAAACACTAGCTTTAAAAAGCTAGGTATTAAAGAAGAAGATTTACAATTACTTATTAGTGAGTTTAGTACTAGAAAATTTAGCTTACAAGATTTACAAGATATATCTAATATCATTGCTTATTATTTCCAAGTTAATGGCTATCCTGCAGCAACAGCTTATGTACCCCAACAAGAATTTGAAGATAGTGTACAAATAAACATAGCCTTAGGAACCTTAGGTAAGTATATAGTAAAGAATAAAACTACTATAAAAGATTATTTCATAGAAAGTAAGCTTAATGAAAGAATCAAAGGTAAAATCATCTCTACTAAGTTAATAGAAGATAGTGTGTATAAAGTCAATGAAATGTATGGAGTACAAACCCTAGCAGGCTTACAAGCAGGAGAGAATGTAGGAGAAACTGATGTAGTTATAGAAGTAGTGCCTGATACTAAGGCTAATGTATTATTATATACTGATAATTATGGTATTGAAAGTGCAGGGGATATTAGAGCTGGTATTAGTATGGGATTTAATTCCATACTTAATATGGGAGATTATTATAATTTTTACTTACAATCAAGTAATGAAAATCAAATCAACTATGGAGCAAGTTATACTTTCTTTTTAGGAAATTTAAAAATCACTCCAAGCGTATCTCAAGGCTCTTATTCTTTAGGTGGGGATTATAAAGATGCAGGTTTTTATGGTACTTCTAGAAATTTTGGTATAGACTTTTCTTATCCTGTATGGATTAATACTAATTCCTCTTTATATTTTACTTCAAGTATTTATCATAAGATACTTAGTGATACCAAAGCAGGATTTTTAACTCTTGATAAGCATTCTAATGTAGGTAGTATGGGTTTAGAAGGTTTATTTAGAGGCTTTGAAAATAACACCTTAAGTTATAGTGCTAAGATAAGTGTGGGTAAGGTATATGATGATGGCAATTCTTTGACACCATATATTTCTAAAAGCGGAGGCTTTGGTTGGTTTAGAAAACTCAATGCTAGTGTGAATAATTATTATAGTATTAATGAATACATTACTCATACTTTAAATATAAACTATCAAAAGGTATTAGGGAATTTTGAATTAGATTCTTCTGAGAGTTCCTCTTTAGGTGGAGCTTATGGAGTAAGAGCTTATGATAATGGCGAAGGTGATGGAGATAATACCATAGTAGCTAACTTTGGTATAAGAATAAATATGCCAAATACGAATTTTTATTTTACGCCTTTTTATGATGTAGGTTATGCTTGGTATGAAAAAGCTTCAGGGGATAGATTAGCAGATGAGCATTTTTTAGATGCAGTAGGTTTACAAATACTTTATAATAAAACTAATGAGTATTATATAAAACTTGATGCAGCTAGAGCATTACATCAATATAAATACGATGATGATCATAGAATGAAATTATATTTAAGTGGTGGGGTGTATTTTTAA
- a CDS encoding COG3400 family protein produces the protein MNKILLLADGVYAKDFLKKIHSNKTFKESLSVVYYNDESVDLSLENEQISFYKFDPTSLIKLENLLKENFHQAIIYMQEEADMLACYKNLRKLHSRLNIVIMDLWNSQIDDNFCEVINIYDTLSTRLTGCLDNMPSTAQFIGLGQGEIMEVRIPAGSSFAYRHISSISQKRFKIVMVYRNNEFILARPGLILMPNDSILIVGDPKVLQSVFTNVKTSLGRFPSPFGDNILCIIDMKKMSEFAIEKLIFASLLLHIRINSKKLYFKVINPTLTPMYYKLKALHKNSTEVIFDYESTNIKNIKPFVENTSIGLLVVEDYLFEKEKSFLFTLKIPVLKAGKGDFADLKSSVVLSSNFDDVEGIASIMLDLNKQIQLGLALYYYALKLNKAEIFEYHQYFESLSKLHDEKLLLIEEKEHNPINKFSYKQNVLHFVPFNEKILGSNFNKILKTDLNTIYYKMNKNYQLFIPSL, from the coding sequence ATGAATAAAATTTTATTATTAGCTGATGGAGTTTATGCGAAGGATTTTTTAAAGAAAATTCATAGCAATAAAACCTTTAAAGAGTCCTTGAGTGTTGTTTATTATAATGATGAAAGCGTAGATTTAAGCTTAGAAAATGAACAAATTTCTTTTTACAAGTTTGATCCTACTAGTTTGATTAAGTTAGAAAATTTGCTAAAGGAAAATTTCCATCAAGCTATCATTTATATGCAAGAAGAAGCTGATATGCTAGCTTGTTATAAAAATTTAAGAAAATTACATTCAAGATTAAATATAGTTATCATGGATTTATGGAATAGTCAAATTGATGATAATTTTTGTGAAGTGATTAATATCTATGATACTTTAAGCACAAGATTAACAGGTTGTTTGGATAATATGCCATCAACTGCTCAATTTATAGGACTTGGACAAGGTGAGATTATGGAGGTTAGAATTCCTGCAGGATCAAGCTTTGCATATAGGCATATAAGTTCTATTAGTCAAAAACGTTTCAAAATTGTAATGGTTTATAGAAATAATGAATTTATCCTAGCAAGACCTGGGCTTATTTTGATGCCAAATGATAGTATTTTAATCGTAGGCGATCCTAAAGTTTTACAAAGTGTTTTTACTAATGTTAAAACAAGCTTAGGACGCTTCCCATCGCCTTTTGGGGATAATATACTTTGTATTATAGATATGAAAAAAATGAGTGAGTTTGCTATAGAAAAGCTTATTTTTGCAAGCTTGCTTTTGCATATAAGGATTAATAGTAAAAAACTTTATTTTAAAGTGATTAATCCCACTTTAACTCCTATGTATTATAAACTTAAAGCCTTGCATAAAAATAGTACCGAAGTGATATTTGACTATGAAAGTACAAATATAAAAAATATCAAACCTTTTGTGGAAAATACTAGCATAGGTTTGCTAGTGGTGGAAGATTATCTTTTTGAAAAAGAAAAAAGTTTTCTTTTTACTTTAAAAATTCCTGTGTTAAAAGCTGGTAAAGGGGACTTTGCTGACTTGAAATCATCAGTAGTTTTAAGCTCAAATTTTGATGATGTGGAGGGTATTGCTTCTATTATGCTTGATTTAAATAAGCAAATTCAACTAGGACTTGCTTTGTATTATTATGCTTTAAAATTAAATAAAGCAGAAATTTTTGAATATCATCAATATTTTGAAAGCCTTTCAAAGCTTCACGATGAAAAATTACTTTTGATAGAAGAAAAAGAACATAATCCTATCAATAAATTTTCTTACAAACAAAATGTATTGCATTTTGTACCATTTAATGAAAAAATTTTAGGTAGTAATTTTAATAAAATTTTAAAAACAGATTTAAATACGATATATTATAAGATGAATAAAAATTATCAATTATTTATACCATCGCTGTGA
- the aroB gene encoding 3-dehydroquinate synthase yields MQVKVNLDKNTSYNVYINELEELNFDTKVVILTNELVAKLHLDTLLKKIHAKELFVIKIKDGEEYKNLQTIEYILDQMCTYKLDRKSLLISFGGGVISDMGGFVASIYQRGIEFINIPTTLLACVDASVGGKTGVNNKFGKNLIGTFYQPKAVYCESKFLKTLPSRELAAGMAEFIKMAVVFDEEILSFLEKLDENKFLNAKLDDIVLAQIIQKSIELKANVVSQDEKENGLRMLLNYGHTFAHVIENQTEYKKYLHGEAVAIGMNMANILALNLGLLNEQECQRVQNLLVRFKLPISYKIPNIHDFYNAFFLDKKTHYQKINFILACGLGKACIKNDISKEDILHALEVFA; encoded by the coding sequence ATGCAAGTTAAGGTAAATTTAGATAAAAATACAAGTTATAATGTCTATATAAATGAACTAGAAGAGTTGAATTTTGATACTAAAGTGGTGATTTTAACTAATGAATTAGTTGCAAAATTACATTTAGATACACTTTTGAAAAAAATCCATGCTAAAGAGCTTTTTGTTATAAAAATCAAAGATGGTGAAGAATATAAAAATTTACAAACCATAGAATATATCTTAGATCAAATGTGTACTTATAAGCTAGATAGAAAAAGCTTGCTTATAAGCTTTGGTGGTGGTGTGATCTCTGATATGGGTGGTTTTGTAGCAAGCATATATCAAAGAGGGATAGAATTTATTAATATCCCTACAACTTTACTAGCTTGCGTGGATGCAAGTGTGGGTGGTAAAACCGGAGTAAATAATAAATTTGGCAAAAACTTAATAGGCACATTTTATCAGCCAAAAGCAGTTTATTGTGAGAGTAAGTTTTTGAAAACTTTACCTTCAAGAGAATTAGCTGCTGGTATGGCTGAATTTATTAAAATGGCTGTGGTTTTTGATGAGGAAATTTTATCTTTTTTGGAAAAATTAGATGAGAATAAATTTTTAAACGCTAAATTAGATGATATTGTCTTGGCTCAAATCATTCAAAAAAGCATAGAACTTAAAGCTAATGTGGTTTCGCAAGATGAAAAAGAAAATGGCTTAAGAATGCTTTTAAATTACGGTCATACTTTTGCTCATGTTATAGAAAATCAAACAGAGTATAAAAAATACTTACATGGTGAAGCTGTGGCTATAGGTATGAATATGGCAAATATTTTAGCATTAAATTTAGGGTTATTAAATGAGCAAGAATGTCAAAGGGTACAAAATTTACTTGTGAGATTTAAATTGCCCATATCTTATAAAATTCCAAATATACATGATTTTTATAATGCTTTTTTCTTGGATAAAAAAACGCATTATCAAAAGATTAATTTCATTTTAGCTTGTGGCTTGGGAAAAGCTTGCATAAAAAATGATATATCTAAAGAAGATATTTTACACGCTTTAGAGGTGTTTGCATGA
- a CDS encoding mechanosensitive ion channel domain-containing protein, with translation MKKFFLILCLPFVLLLAQDDVKHLEQKLNELHNNLAYNTWVIKYNNFNIYKKTQDEILTLEKESLKANERNKSIIERQILILKERLELLSEYKSANFSKMVLAPEEVDKMDKLTNPLAIISAYSHIKKLRRDKEEYINLLNSFKQTLDELIKENVLVAEIAKLAPSKEYDEYLKASNQMVRDFSQTLRFGEISYSVYEKKIQEEIEKTTASIKIQGVRAFNIVLAIIIVIAIAFLLKFIARKYIGDNDRFYTANKIINFININVIILILLFGYIENISYLVTVLGFASAGLAIAMKDMFMSMLGWCVIVFGGSFRVGDRVRVFQNNTHYIGDIIDISFLRITLYEDISLLTYTDNRRSGRIIFIPNNFIFTNLISNYTHHGMKTVWDGLDITLTFDSNHQKALEIVEEIVTKASKGYTKLAKESMSKLRNEYSIRNPKVEPRFFTFLEGYGMRISAWYMTNSYAALILRSNISKEIINEFNKHHDIKIAYPSQNLYMAKHEFIENKEDI, from the coding sequence ATGAAAAAGTTTTTTTTGATTTTATGTTTGCCTTTTGTGTTGCTTTTAGCGCAAGATGATGTAAAACATTTAGAGCAAAAATTAAATGAGTTACATAATAATCTAGCATACAATACTTGGGTAATCAAATATAATAATTTTAATATTTATAAAAAAACCCAAGATGAAATTTTAACTTTGGAAAAAGAAAGTTTAAAGGCTAATGAGCGTAATAAAAGTATAATAGAAAGACAAATTTTGATTTTAAAAGAAAGATTAGAGCTTTTAAGTGAGTATAAGAGCGCTAATTTCTCTAAGATGGTTTTAGCACCTGAAGAAGTCGATAAGATGGACAAGCTCACCAATCCTTTAGCTATTATTTCAGCATATTCGCACATAAAAAAACTAAGACGTGATAAGGAAGAGTATATTAATCTTTTAAATAGTTTTAAGCAAACCTTAGATGAGCTTATAAAAGAAAATGTTTTGGTAGCTGAGATAGCTAAGTTAGCTCCTAGTAAAGAATATGATGAATACTTAAAAGCTTCTAACCAAATGGTAAGGGATTTCTCGCAAACCTTACGTTTTGGAGAAATTTCTTATTCTGTGTATGAGAAAAAAATCCAAGAAGAGATTGAAAAAACAACTGCTTCTATTAAAATTCAAGGTGTAAGAGCTTTTAATATAGTTTTGGCTATTATTATTGTTATAGCTATAGCATTTTTACTCAAATTTATAGCTAGAAAATACATAGGCGATAACGATCGTTTTTATACAGCAAATAAAATTATTAATTTTATTAATATTAATGTGATTATTTTAATTTTGCTTTTTGGTTATATTGAAAATATCAGTTATTTAGTTACTGTACTTGGGTTTGCTTCTGCTGGTTTGGCTATTGCCATGAAAGATATGTTTATGTCTATGCTTGGTTGGTGTGTGATAGTTTTTGGTGGGAGTTTTAGAGTAGGCGATAGAGTTAGAGTTTTTCAAAATAACACGCATTATATTGGTGATATAATTGATATTTCATTTTTGAGAATAACTTTATATGAAGATATTTCTTTGCTAACTTATACAGATAATAGAAGAAGTGGTAGGATAATTTTTATACCAAATAATTTTATTTTTACTAATCTCATATCAAATTATACCCATCATGGAATGAAGACAGTTTGGGATGGACTTGATATTACTTTGACTTTTGATTCAAATCATCAAAAAGCTTTAGAGATAGTAGAAGAAATTGTCACAAAAGCTTCTAAAGGCTATACAAAGTTAGCCAAAGAATCCATGAGTAAATTAAGAAATGAATATAGCATTAGAAATCCTAAAGTAGAGCCTAGATTTTTTACATTTTTAGAAGGTTATGGTATGAGAATTTCTGCTTGGTATATGACAAATTCTTATGCGGCTTTGATTTTAAGAAGTAATATTAGCAAAGAAATAATTAATGAATTTAATAAACATCATGATATAAAAATAGCTTATCCATCGCAAAATTTATATATGGCAAAACATGAATTTATAGAAAATAAGGAAGATATTTGA
- the mtaB gene encoding tRNA (N(6)-L-threonylcarbamoyladenosine(37)-C(2))-methylthiotransferase MtaB yields MKKKVFFKTFGCRTNIYDTQLLKTYIKDHDITQNEQEADVIVINSCTVTNGADSGLRSYINGVKKNGVKVILTGCGAVSKGKDFFDKKEIFGVLGASNKDKINELISQDKAFYELGNLRFIDTKIVSNYENHTKAFVKIQEGCDFACSYCIIPSVRGKSRSMPSEEIIKQIKLLAQNGYSEVVLTGTNIGSYGLKDKTTLGKLLQEIGKINGIKRVRLGSLEPAQIDESFKEILDEPWLEKHLHIALQHTHEKMLRIMRRRSHTQNDLALFNELSQKGFALGTDFIVAHPGESELIWQEALENFKQFKLTHIHAFIFSPRDGTHSASMSERINGEIAKERLNILKDIVAQNNYEFRKSQKGTLEILVESKKDDFYEGYDQFFNKIKITSKEDIAKQWINIEKYECKEDCNYVRLEDEK; encoded by the coding sequence TTGAAAAAAAAGGTATTTTTTAAAACTTTTGGTTGTAGAACCAATATTTATGATACACAATTGTTAAAAACCTACATTAAAGATCATGATATCACACAAAATGAGCAAGAAGCTGATGTGATAGTGATAAATTCTTGCACAGTTACAAATGGTGCTGATAGTGGGCTTAGAAGCTATATTAATGGTGTAAAGAAAAATGGAGTTAAGGTTATACTTACAGGTTGTGGTGCTGTAAGTAAGGGAAAGGATTTTTTTGATAAAAAAGAAATTTTTGGAGTTTTAGGAGCTTCTAATAAAGATAAAATCAATGAGCTAATCTCACAAGATAAAGCCTTTTATGAGCTTGGAAATTTACGCTTTATTGATACAAAAATTGTAAGTAATTATGAAAATCACACTAAAGCTTTTGTGAAAATTCAAGAAGGATGTGACTTTGCTTGTAGTTATTGTATAATCCCAAGTGTTAGGGGTAAATCAAGAAGTATGCCAAGTGAAGAAATAATAAAACAAATCAAACTTTTAGCTCAAAATGGTTATAGTGAAGTAGTTTTAACAGGTACTAATATAGGAAGCTATGGTTTAAAAGATAAAACCACACTTGGAAAATTATTACAAGAAATAGGTAAGATTAATGGCATAAAAAGAGTAAGGCTTGGGAGTTTGGAGCCTGCTCAAATTGATGAGAGTTTTAAAGAAATTTTAGATGAGCCTTGGCTTGAAAAGCATTTGCATATTGCTCTGCAGCATACTCATGAGAAAATGCTACGTATAATGCGCAGAAGATCACATACGCAAAATGATTTAGCATTGTTTAATGAGTTAAGTCAAAAAGGTTTTGCTTTAGGAACAGACTTTATCGTAGCGCACCCTGGAGAAAGTGAATTAATATGGCAAGAAGCTTTAGAAAATTTCAAGCAATTTAAACTTACGCATATTCATGCTTTTATTTTCTCACCGCGTGATGGAACGCATTCTGCTTCTATGAGTGAGCGAATTAATGGTGAAATAGCCAAAGAAAGATTAAATATTTTAAAAGATATAGTCGCACAAAATAATTATGAGTTTAGAAAAAGTCAAAAAGGTACTTTAGAAATTTTAGTAGAAAGTAAAAAAGATGATTTTTATGAAGGCTATGATCAGTTTTTTAATAAAATCAAAATTACAAGCAAAGAAGATATTGCTAAACAATGGATAAATATTGAAAAATATGAATGCAAAGAAGATTGTAACTATGTAAGGCTAGAGGATGAAAAATAA